The proteins below come from a single Dermatophagoides farinae isolate YC_2012a chromosome 7, ASM2471394v1, whole genome shotgun sequence genomic window:
- the LOC124496359 gene encoding putative imidazolonepropionase has protein sequence MVKPKTAIINCEQIVTICSNNQPFLAGEKQDKIESIERRDHGVGVSIVFDDDGRIMAIDHHDRIDNWLCQNYGNNCWQTIDTIDGIGRSIIPGLIDSHSHPIWAGDRIDEFDRKLRGATYMEIHESGGGINHTVRETIRANESELLQSLLLRINRMISCGTTILECKTGYGLDYECERKMLRVIQQASTMTPIQLVPTFLGAHSIPSGMTADQGVEHVCKMMEKLSNDDPELKIEFFDVFCETGVYDNQQTERILRKAQQLYPESKLAFHGDELSDQNSGCLAARLDACSVSHLEYLNTAGIEAMAAKNIAGIINPTTCYLLKLRKPPVREMIANNVPIVIASDYNPNAMCYSLPMAMNLATIHLGMTMNESLIATTLNAAYALNRSNEYGSLEIGKRGNCLLLNCSDWRHLITEFGNTSSLIYNVIINGKNVSSNSNF, from the exons ATGGTGAAACCAAAAACAGCGATTATAAATTGTGAACAAATTGTAACAATTTGTTCAAATAATCAACCATTTTTAGCTGGTGAAAAACAagataaaattgaatcaattgaaagaCGTGATCATGGTGTTGGTGTTTCGATtgtattcgatgatgatggccgtATAATGGCcatcgatcatcatgatcgtaTTGATAATTGGCTATGTCAAAATTATGGTAATAATTGTTGGCAAACAATCGATACGATCGATGGTATTGGTCGTTCAATAATACCGGGTTTAATtgattcacattcacatcCAATTTGGGCCGGTGATcgtattgatgaatttgatcgaAAATTACGTGGTGCAACCTATATGGAAATACATGAATCTGGTGGCGGTATTAATCATACGGTACGTGAAACAATACGTGCCAATGAATCGGAACttttacaatcattattattgcgtATCAATCGAATGATCAGCTGTGGAACAACAATATTAGAATGTAAAACCGGTTATGGACTTGATTATGaatgtgaaagaaaaatgttacGAGTTATTCAACAGGCATCAACCATGACACCGATACAATTGGTACCAACATTTTTGGGTGCACATTCGATTCCAAG CGGAATGACAGCCGATCAAGGTGTTGAACATGTATgtaaaatgatggaaaaattatcaaatgatgatccggaattaaaaattgaatttttcgacGTATTCTGTGAAACTGGTGtttatgataatcaacaaactGAACGAATTCTCCGAAAAGCACAACAATTGTATCCAGAATCAAAACTAGCATTTCATGGTGATGAATTAAGTGATCAGAATTCCGGTTGTTTAGCTGCACGGCTTGATGCCTGTTCAGTATCACATCTAGAATATCTTAATACTGCTGGAATTGAAGCAATGGCTGCAAAAAACATAGCTGGCATTATAAATCCAACAACTTGTTATCTATTGAAATTACGTAAACCACCTGTACGTGAAATGATAGCCAATAATGTACCGATTGTAATAGCTAGTGATTACAATCCAAATGCAATGTGTTATTCATTACCAATGGCAATGAATCTTGCCACAATTCATTTAGGtatgacaatgaatgaatcattgattgcaacaacattgaatgcAGCATATGCATTGAATAGATCAAATGAATATGGATCATTAGAAATTGGTAAACGTGGCAATTGTCTGTTATTAAATTGTTCAGATTGGCGTCATTTAATCACTGAATTTGgtaatacatcatcattgatatataATGTTATTATCAATGGTAAAAATGTATCATCAAATAGTAATTTTTAA